Part of the Nostoc sp. ATCC 53789 genome, GTCTATCAGTTGCATTCTTTGTCATTAGTCATGAAATTGTTAGCCCCGATCGCGACTAAGGACAAATCATCCTTCGGGTAAATCTTTTTCCTGTGGTAGCCACTAAGCGATCACCAAATTTTCCAAGAGGGAACGCCACTTGTTTTAATTGGCATAAACAAAACCAGTTACTCATGGTGCAACCCTGCTGTAGAAGGGTTAAAAGGCACAGAGTAAATTGGTGTGTGTGTGGAAACCCTCAAGATTACACTAACTTCAAATGAGCAACTGGCGTTTTACGCCAGTTAATTACTACAGCTTTCAGAAAATTTGTAACCTAGTGACTCACTCAGTTAAAAGATCGCATTAGCTCAACAATGACTATTCAGCTACTGTTGTTTGAGTGATGGGCTTTAGTTTATGAGCCAATCTTGACTTTTTCCTTGCCCCATTGTTGGGGTGAAGGACACCCCGTTTGACTGCTTTATCGATTTTGCCGTAAGCTTCGGATAACCGAGCCTGTGCTTCTTCTTGTAATTCTGGGGTAGGATTAGCTGCATAGACAGCTACAGCATTAGAGTATTTCTTCATCAGCGTCTTGACTGCTGATTTGTAAGCTTTGTTACGCAGTCGGTTACGTTCTGCGATTTGGGCACGCTTGAGAGCAGACTTTGTATTCGCCACAGTCAATTCCAAAAATACTATTAATATGTACACACACTACTAGACTTACTAATATAGCATCCAAATTGCCAATGTTATAATTTCCTAAAAAAATCTGCCATTGGACAATAGTTCTTCTTCCCCTGCTTTCTAAAAATCTCTTCAGTCCGCAATTGAGTGTGTCGTCAATTTAGGAAATGCGTTAAAATAAGCCATATCAAATAAAACTGTTATCCTAACTCACCACTACCTGAGAAAGCGATGTGATTGCCAATGTAATATTTCCTAGATTTTAGTATCTATTATCACAGGCAAAGAACTGTAAACAGCTAAATTTCAGGGTTATCAAAGTATAGAAGCGATACTATATCGTGTCTGTACAAATGTAAACTACTGAGAAGTTAGGAAAATAAGTAAAAATTATACTCAGACCCTACCCCCTGTAAATCTAGGGGATTGGATGTGCAAACACACCACCTGCACCCCGCAAGGAGTGAGGGAAAGGGCATAAGGGTAATGGGAAATGGCACACCCACATCCTGCCGCTATCCTGCTAAGGGTTGTCGGACTGAGCAATTAAGTCGCCTTCTCAAGCAAACCATCTGCTGGCAACCTTGAGAGTATCAAAAAAATCCAGGTTAAGCTAGAGAAGAGAATTAGAGTCAGCTTGCACACCCCAGTGGGTCAAGAGCAATACTAAATCTCAGGTGTGAATATTATAATTTTGGCATTGTCCTT contains:
- the rpsT gene encoding 30S ribosomal protein S20, with amino-acid sequence MANTKSALKRAQIAERNRLRNKAYKSAVKTLMKKYSNAVAVYAANPTPELQEEAQARLSEAYGKIDKAVKRGVLHPNNGARKKSRLAHKLKPITQTTVAE